The Marinobacter halotolerans genome includes a window with the following:
- a CDS encoding diguanylate cyclase domain-containing protein — protein MADAGSNDVSAKLEVLRQRFRDKALKEFDALDAIARSFLAGQADCQELDQVYRILHRLAGSAGTFGYSALGEEARRLELWVKPQVDDCEDGFLKSSEINEEFFSHLVSLREMLALSDRQHTETEASVYAAQPDEAPVLVIEPDASKAEQLAEGLALYGYRVSAIKSLVEWNPASDTRPSVVVVRDEVMLAEASRLPAEFRELPVICIGVSDSYSHRYALAREGAEAFFSDPLNLPLLADHLERLLTDHADAASGRVLIVDDDPELREHYQLVLSNGGMEAEGVTGDPSVLLPKLSEFRPDIVLMDVQMGGISGTALARMMRFEPEFLSLPIVYLSAESDRELQLEALSKGGDDFLTKPVSDSFLLRTARIRCYRAKQLDKLVSRDSLTGLLKHSLVKAEVAKEHARCRRMHHDSVVAMMDLDHFKKVNDTQGHRSGDLVIKGLANLLRHRLRKTDVIGRYGGEEFLVVLPECTLERGQEVLQAVCEDFSRIVFEGGAGEFSVTLSVGMAALPDYDHPEEAIEAADRALYERKRAGRNGVTAVGL, from the coding sequence ATGGCCGACGCGGGTAGCAACGATGTCAGCGCGAAACTGGAGGTTCTGCGGCAAAGGTTCAGGGATAAGGCACTAAAGGAATTCGATGCACTGGATGCGATTGCCAGGTCATTCCTTGCCGGCCAGGCAGATTGCCAGGAGCTTGACCAGGTTTATCGCATTCTTCACCGACTTGCCGGTTCGGCCGGAACATTCGGCTATTCTGCCCTGGGGGAAGAAGCCCGACGGCTCGAGTTGTGGGTCAAACCGCAGGTTGATGACTGCGAGGATGGCTTTTTAAAGTCATCAGAAATCAATGAGGAGTTCTTCAGCCACCTGGTCAGCCTTCGGGAGATGCTGGCTCTCAGCGACCGCCAGCATACCGAAACGGAAGCCAGCGTCTATGCAGCGCAGCCGGATGAGGCGCCGGTGCTGGTGATAGAACCGGATGCTTCGAAAGCGGAACAGTTGGCGGAGGGCCTGGCGCTATACGGCTATCGGGTCTCCGCGATAAAGTCCCTGGTGGAGTGGAACCCGGCATCCGATACCCGACCTTCCGTTGTGGTTGTTCGCGATGAGGTTATGCTGGCAGAGGCAAGCCGGTTACCTGCCGAATTCAGAGAACTGCCGGTCATCTGCATTGGGGTATCCGATTCCTATTCCCATCGGTATGCCCTTGCACGGGAGGGCGCCGAAGCTTTTTTCTCCGACCCGCTGAATCTGCCTCTGCTGGCAGATCACCTGGAACGTCTGCTTACCGATCACGCGGACGCGGCCAGTGGCCGGGTTCTTATCGTCGATGATGACCCGGAACTCAGAGAGCATTATCAACTGGTGCTTTCCAACGGCGGTATGGAGGCAGAAGGCGTCACCGGTGACCCATCCGTCCTGTTGCCGAAACTTTCAGAATTCCGCCCTGACATCGTGCTGATGGATGTTCAGATGGGCGGCATTTCCGGCACGGCGCTGGCGCGTATGATGAGATTCGAGCCAGAGTTTCTAAGCCTGCCGATCGTCTATCTGTCCGCGGAAAGCGACCGGGAGCTGCAGCTAGAAGCACTGTCCAAGGGCGGTGATGATTTTCTGACCAAGCCGGTTTCCGACTCGTTTCTTCTGCGAACTGCCCGCATTCGCTGCTATAGAGCCAAACAACTGGACAAGCTGGTTTCCAGGGACAGCCTGACCGGCCTGCTCAAGCATTCTCTGGTGAAAGCCGAGGTTGCCAAAGAACACGCCCGCTGCCGTCGCATGCATCATGATTCTGTTGTCGCGATGATGGATCTGGACCATTTCAAGAAGGTCAACGACACTCAGGGCCACCGCTCTGGGGACCTTGTCATCAAGGGACTGGCCAACCTTCTACGGCATCGACTGCGAAAGACAGATGTCATCGGTCGTTACGGCGGGGAGGAGTTTCTGGTGGTGTTGCCCGAGTGCACTCTGGAACGGGGACAAGAGGTGCTGCAGGCTGTTTGTGAAGACTTTTCACGGATCGTGTTCGAAGGCGGCGCTGGCGAGTTTTCGGTGACCTTGAGTGTCGGTATGGCAGCGCTGCCCGATTATGACCATCCTGAGGAAGCCATCGAGGCGGCTGATCGGGCGCTCTATGAACGTAAACGGGCAGGCAGAAACGGCGTGACTGCGGTTGGCTTATGA
- a CDS encoding methyl-accepting chemotaxis protein, translated as MLTILLLHLPVVGLLIPWGYGTYTFAIVGSLLVSAVAMAGYFLFRGTRACSVVFAACLMLFSAVMIQAQLGRIEMHFHIFAALALVIIYRDWMPVIVGAAVIAAHHLILTAVQMAEVQIGSMPVVIFNHGLGWDTAFLHAAFVVFESGILLFFARRMGAERQQSIQMISIVREFDSEKDLRGRLPTEDKSVSALSFNEMMNQSVALIRQLRDFSGVLRRNADDLAKASKKTRTYVDEQQEQADQVASASNQMAASVQEVAQNAQLASEASSDAAGAAAAGSKAMDSARTMTEATNQALGDSSRMVSQLAEKVDSIARVTGSINDISDQTNLLALNAAIEAARAGEHGRGFAVVADEVRSLSRRTQEFTDEIRATVGELQDLSEATRAAMEMGQSRSGESNRAIGEAADAISRIEAAIGAVTDMNQQIASACEQQSATSVQINESIHSVATRNSQVAGEAGGVEKISAEIERAIADVDALVSQYRVD; from the coding sequence ATGTTGACGATACTCCTGCTCCACCTTCCGGTGGTGGGGCTGCTGATCCCCTGGGGCTACGGTACCTATACCTTCGCAATCGTCGGGTCGCTGCTGGTCAGCGCGGTGGCAATGGCGGGCTATTTCCTGTTCCGCGGTACCCGCGCCTGTTCGGTGGTGTTCGCTGCCTGCCTGATGCTGTTTTCGGCGGTTATGATACAGGCGCAGCTGGGCCGCATTGAGATGCACTTTCACATCTTTGCGGCGCTGGCGCTGGTAATTATCTACCGGGACTGGATGCCGGTGATTGTGGGGGCTGCTGTGATTGCGGCACATCACCTGATACTGACGGCCGTTCAGATGGCGGAAGTTCAGATTGGCAGCATGCCGGTGGTGATATTCAATCATGGACTGGGCTGGGATACGGCGTTCCTGCATGCCGCCTTTGTGGTATTCGAATCGGGTATTCTGTTGTTTTTCGCCCGCAGAATGGGTGCGGAAAGACAACAATCGATTCAGATGATCTCGATCGTCCGCGAGTTTGACAGTGAGAAAGACCTTCGTGGGCGCCTACCGACGGAGGACAAGAGTGTCAGTGCCCTGTCCTTCAACGAGATGATGAACCAGTCGGTCGCGCTGATCAGGCAGCTTCGCGATTTCTCCGGTGTATTGCGCCGCAACGCCGATGATCTTGCCAAAGCCAGCAAGAAAACCCGCACCTATGTGGATGAGCAGCAGGAGCAGGCGGACCAGGTCGCCAGCGCCAGCAACCAGATGGCGGCGAGTGTTCAGGAAGTCGCGCAGAACGCGCAACTGGCATCAGAGGCATCGTCGGATGCGGCCGGTGCTGCGGCAGCCGGAAGCAAGGCCATGGACAGCGCCCGCACCATGACCGAGGCGACCAATCAGGCCCTGGGCGACAGCTCCCGGATGGTGAGCCAGCTTGCCGAGAAAGTAGACTCCATCGCCCGCGTAACCGGCTCGATCAACGATATTTCCGACCAGACCAACCTGCTGGCGCTGAACGCAGCTATCGAGGCGGCCCGTGCCGGCGAACACGGCAGGGGTTTTGCGGTGGTCGCGGACGAAGTCCGTTCACTTTCGAGGCGCACCCAGGAATTCACGGATGAAATCCGGGCAACCGTAGGCGAGCTCCAGGACCTGTCTGAGGCTACCCGTGCAGCCATGGAGATGGGCCAGAGCCGGTCCGGTGAATCAAACCGTGCGATTGGCGAGGCGGCGGACGCCATCAGTCGAATTGAGGCCGCTATCGGCGCCGTGACTGACATGAATCAACAGATTGCCTCCGCCTGTGAGCAGCAGTCTGCAACCTCCGTGCAGATCAACGAGAGTATTCATTCGGTGGCAACCCGCAATAGCCAGGTCGCCGGTGAGGCCGGTGGCGTTGAGAAGATATCGGCAGAGATCGAGCGCGCGATTGCCGATGTGGATGCCCTGGTGAGCCAGTACCGGGTCGACTGA
- the acnA gene encoding aconitate hydratase AcnA — MSGDNLSKDSLNTLSSLDAGGKTYHYYSLPKAADTLGDLNRLPFSLKVLMENLLRNEDDTTVERKHIDAMVQWMKNRHSDTEVQFRPARVLMQDFTGVPGVVDLAAMRAAVQAAGKDPAMINPLSPVDLVIDHSVMVDKFGDPSSFKDNVAIEMERNEERYEFLRWGQQAFDNFRVVPPGTGICHQVNLEYLGKTVWQKDIEGKTIAYPDTLVGTDSHTTMINGLGILGWGVGGIEAEAAMLGQPVSMLIPEVVGFKITGKLREGITATDLVLTVTEMLRKKGVVGKFVEFYGDGLKDMPVADRATIANMSPEYGATCGFFPVDDQTIKYMRLTGRDEAQLELVEAYAKAQGLWREPGHEPVYTDTLELDMGDVEASLAGPKRPQDRVALRDMKRSFELLMETAEGPAETTADKLESEGGQTAVGIEKSYEHAASQPLHMNGEKTRLDPGAVVIAAITSCTNTSNPSVMMAAGLIAQKAVEKGLDTKPWVKTSLAPGSKVVTDYLRVGGFQEPLDKLGFNLVGYGCTTCIGNSGPLPDEVEKAINDGNLTVASVLSGNRNFEGRVHPQVKTNWLASPPLVVAFALAGNVRLDLSKDPLGTDKEGNPVYLKDLWPSQQEIAEAVEKVKTDMFHKEYAEVFDGDATWKAIKVPESKVYEWSDKSTYIQHPPFFQGLKEEPDAIEDIKDANILALLGDSVTTDHISPAGSFKPDSPAGKYLQEHGVQPKDFNSYGSRRGNHEVMMRGTFANVRIKNEMLDGVEGGFTKFVPTGEQMPIYDAAMEYQKKDTPLVVIAGKEYGTGSSRDWAAKGTRLLGVRAVVAESYERIHRSNLIGMGVMPLQFPEGTDRKSLKLTGEETISIEGLSGEIKPGQTLTMTVKYKDGSTETCDLKSRIDTANEAVYFKHGGILHYVVREMLKSA; from the coding sequence ATGTCTGGCGACAATCTCAGTAAAGACAGTCTGAACACACTCTCTAGCCTGGATGCAGGCGGTAAGACCTACCACTATTACAGCCTGCCCAAGGCGGCGGACACGCTGGGCGACCTGAACCGGCTCCCGTTCTCACTGAAAGTCCTGATGGAAAACCTGCTGCGCAACGAGGACGACACCACCGTCGAGCGCAAGCACATCGACGCCATGGTTCAGTGGATGAAAAACCGCCACTCCGACACCGAAGTTCAGTTCCGCCCGGCGCGAGTATTGATGCAGGATTTCACCGGTGTCCCTGGGGTTGTTGACTTGGCTGCCATGCGCGCGGCGGTTCAGGCAGCGGGCAAGGACCCGGCCATGATCAATCCGCTGTCGCCGGTGGACCTGGTGATTGACCACTCGGTGATGGTGGACAAGTTCGGCGATCCTTCCTCTTTCAAGGATAACGTTGCCATCGAGATGGAGCGCAACGAGGAACGCTATGAATTCCTGCGGTGGGGCCAGCAGGCCTTTGATAATTTCCGCGTAGTGCCACCGGGCACCGGCATCTGTCACCAGGTTAACCTGGAGTACCTGGGCAAGACGGTCTGGCAGAAAGACATTGAGGGCAAGACCATTGCCTACCCGGATACCCTTGTCGGCACCGATTCCCACACCACCATGATTAATGGTCTGGGTATTCTGGGCTGGGGTGTCGGTGGTATTGAGGCCGAGGCTGCGATGCTGGGCCAGCCCGTATCCATGCTTATCCCCGAAGTGGTGGGCTTCAAGATTACCGGCAAGCTCCGCGAGGGCATCACAGCAACAGACCTGGTGCTGACCGTTACCGAAATGCTGCGCAAGAAAGGCGTGGTGGGCAAATTTGTCGAATTCTACGGCGATGGCCTGAAGGACATGCCAGTGGCCGACCGCGCCACCATTGCCAATATGTCCCCTGAGTACGGTGCGACTTGTGGCTTTTTCCCGGTGGACGACCAGACCATCAAGTACATGCGACTGACCGGCCGTGACGAGGCACAGCTGGAGCTGGTTGAAGCCTATGCCAAGGCCCAGGGATTGTGGCGTGAGCCGGGCCATGAACCGGTCTACACCGATACCCTTGAGTTGGATATGGGCGACGTGGAAGCCAGCCTTGCCGGCCCCAAACGTCCCCAGGACCGGGTGGCGCTGAGGGATATGAAGCGCTCGTTCGAACTGCTGATGGAGACTGCAGAAGGCCCCGCCGAGACCACCGCTGACAAGCTTGAGTCGGAAGGTGGACAAACGGCTGTGGGCATTGAGAAAAGCTACGAGCACGCAGCCAGCCAGCCGCTCCATATGAACGGCGAGAAAACCCGTCTCGACCCCGGCGCTGTGGTGATTGCGGCGATTACCTCCTGCACCAACACCTCCAACCCGAGCGTGATGATGGCAGCAGGACTGATTGCCCAGAAAGCCGTCGAGAAAGGCCTGGATACCAAACCATGGGTCAAGACTTCACTGGCGCCCGGCTCCAAAGTGGTCACGGATTATCTTCGGGTTGGCGGCTTCCAGGAGCCTCTGGATAAGCTCGGGTTCAACCTGGTGGGCTACGGCTGCACCACCTGCATCGGTAACTCCGGCCCTCTGCCGGACGAAGTGGAAAAGGCCATTAACGATGGCAACCTGACCGTGGCCTCGGTGCTGTCCGGTAACAGGAACTTCGAGGGCCGGGTACATCCTCAGGTGAAAACCAACTGGCTGGCGTCGCCGCCCCTGGTAGTGGCGTTTGCACTGGCCGGTAATGTGCGGCTGGATCTGTCGAAAGACCCGCTGGGTACCGATAAAGAGGGCAACCCCGTTTACCTGAAGGACCTGTGGCCGAGCCAGCAGGAAATCGCCGAGGCGGTGGAAAAGGTCAAAACCGACATGTTCCACAAGGAGTATGCCGAGGTCTTCGACGGCGATGCCACCTGGAAGGCCATCAAGGTGCCGGAAAGCAAAGTCTACGAGTGGTCCGACAAGTCCACCTACATTCAGCACCCACCTTTCTTCCAGGGCCTGAAAGAAGAGCCGGACGCCATTGAGGACATCAAGGACGCCAACATCCTGGCGCTGCTGGGTGATTCCGTCACGACTGATCACATTTCCCCGGCCGGGTCCTTCAAGCCGGATTCCCCTGCGGGTAAATATCTGCAGGAGCACGGCGTGCAGCCGAAGGATTTCAACTCCTACGGGTCTCGCCGTGGTAACCATGAAGTGATGATGCGGGGCACCTTTGCCAACGTTCGTATCAAGAACGAAATGCTGGATGGCGTTGAAGGCGGTTTCACCAAATTCGTGCCCACCGGTGAGCAGATGCCCATCTACGATGCGGCCATGGAATACCAGAAAAAGGACACGCCGCTGGTGGTGATCGCCGGCAAGGAATATGGCACCGGCTCCAGCCGAGACTGGGCAGCCAAGGGCACCCGCCTGCTGGGCGTGCGTGCGGTCGTTGCCGAGAGCTACGAGCGCATCCACCGCTCCAACCTTATCGGTATGGGCGTGATGCCCCTGCAGTTCCCGGAAGGCACGGACCGCAAAAGCCTGAAGCTGACCGGCGAGGAGACCATCAGCATCGAAGGCCTGTCTGGCGAGATTAAACCGGGCCAGACCCTGACCATGACGGTGAAATACAAGGACGGTTCAACCGAAACCTGTGACCTGAAATCACGCATTGATACGGCCAACGAGGCGGTCTACTTCAAGCACGGCGGTATCCTGCACTATGTGGTGCGGGAAATGCTGAAGTCGGCGTGA
- a CDS encoding PAS domain-containing protein produces the protein MKAPGMPTNEALRQAALDRSGLLDTGAEERFDRFTRMVRFAFNAPIALVSLVDRDRQWFKSADGLSVSETPRDISFCGYAIHYPDMFVIEDTLEDDRFRDNPLVTSAPLIRFYAGAPLRDREGFPLGTLCIIDQQPRTFDQQNRLLLREFADCVEQEIKHHAASKFYAALRKSEGRTRAIIEGTRVGTWEWNVQTDETVFNQRWAEICGYRLEELEPVSIQTWLSLAHPDDLAESERLLQEHFKGHLPEYDFRCRMRHKSGHWIWVHDRGQVLEWTDAGEPLMMFGTHADVTEEMQNLERIQQQNRALSILNELALGSEADDDARIQRALSLATDYLDLPIGIVSEINSRVYSVRWFAAPEGSGLESGASFALEDTYCSMLFEKNESLAISHMAKSDYRHKKCYNVFGLESYLAAPIYVRDRLFGTLNFSSPEPRQNVFSDTEVTFVTLLARWVASVLERTISVQMLTKLVDQTPGALYQYRLWPDGSAAFPFASPHIRDIYGLENLELKDDASKVFDRIHPSDLGPVTESIDRSAESLTVWQHQYRVKTDQTDSAWRWVEGKASPERMPDDSVVWHGYIADIDEKKRTELALYESEAQLRRLYELSPIGIALNDFLSGEFLDVNEALLEPTGYSRAQLMAKDFRDLLLGDAEENRWDIITSLKENGRFGPLEISVQKSDHSHYPALIRGIRIKDSKGRPLVWTLIEDISERKKVDRMKSEFISTVSHELRTPLTSITGSLGLIAGGSLGALPEQVERMIAIAYRNSEQLKQLVDDLLDMEKLVSGKMTLNMAPESIPPIIRDSIERLRTYAVDCGVSVVLLEDSGLPEITTDKSRLNQAFSNLLSNAIKFSPLQGKVTVTLEQKENHFEIRVTDQGPGVPESFRSRIFQKFAQADSSATRSIGGTGLGLAITREIMTQMGGEVGFESEEGRGANFWLKLPITQKNPEA, from the coding sequence ATGAAAGCGCCCGGAATGCCAACCAACGAAGCTCTCAGGCAGGCAGCTCTGGATCGTTCCGGCCTGCTCGACACAGGGGCTGAAGAACGCTTTGACCGCTTCACGCGTATGGTTCGCTTCGCCTTTAACGCGCCAATTGCCCTGGTCAGCCTGGTCGACAGAGATCGACAATGGTTTAAATCTGCAGACGGGTTGTCCGTTTCAGAAACACCGAGAGACATCTCGTTCTGCGGCTACGCCATTCACTATCCGGACATGTTCGTGATCGAGGATACCCTTGAGGATGACCGTTTCAGGGATAATCCGCTGGTCACCTCCGCCCCGCTTATCCGTTTCTATGCCGGCGCACCTCTGCGCGACAGAGAGGGTTTCCCGCTGGGCACCCTGTGCATTATCGATCAACAGCCACGAACCTTTGACCAGCAGAACCGTTTGTTGCTGCGGGAATTCGCGGACTGCGTTGAGCAGGAGATCAAGCACCACGCAGCATCAAAGTTTTACGCGGCACTGCGCAAAAGCGAAGGTCGTACTCGGGCCATAATTGAAGGAACAAGAGTCGGCACCTGGGAATGGAACGTGCAGACTGATGAGACCGTTTTCAATCAGCGCTGGGCCGAGATCTGCGGTTACCGGCTGGAAGAGCTCGAGCCCGTCAGTATTCAGACCTGGCTCAGCCTGGCCCACCCAGACGATCTCGCAGAGTCCGAGAGGCTGCTTCAGGAACATTTTAAGGGCCATTTACCCGAGTATGATTTCCGTTGCCGGATGAGGCACAAATCCGGCCACTGGATCTGGGTCCATGACCGTGGCCAGGTTCTGGAATGGACGGACGCCGGCGAGCCGCTGATGATGTTCGGTACGCACGCTGACGTCACCGAAGAAATGCAAAATCTTGAGCGTATCCAGCAGCAAAACAGGGCTCTGAGCATCCTTAATGAGCTCGCTCTGGGGTCCGAAGCCGACGATGACGCCCGCATCCAGAGGGCGCTCAGCCTGGCAACGGATTATCTGGATCTGCCAATCGGTATCGTCAGTGAAATCAACAGTCGCGTCTATTCCGTTCGCTGGTTTGCAGCGCCGGAAGGCTCCGGACTTGAATCAGGCGCCAGTTTTGCCCTGGAAGATACCTACTGTTCGATGCTGTTTGAGAAAAATGAAAGCCTGGCCATCTCGCATATGGCCAAATCCGATTATCGACACAAGAAATGCTACAACGTCTTCGGTCTCGAGAGTTATCTGGCTGCCCCGATTTACGTGCGCGACCGGCTCTTTGGAACGCTGAATTTTTCGTCCCCGGAACCCCGCCAGAACGTGTTTTCAGACACAGAAGTCACCTTCGTGACGTTATTGGCCCGTTGGGTGGCCAGTGTACTGGAGCGTACAATCAGTGTTCAGATGCTGACCAAGCTTGTGGATCAGACACCCGGCGCACTTTACCAGTACCGGCTCTGGCCGGACGGAAGCGCGGCCTTTCCATTTGCCAGTCCGCACATCCGGGATATCTACGGACTTGAGAACCTGGAGCTGAAGGACGATGCGTCGAAAGTGTTCGACCGGATTCACCCTTCCGACCTGGGGCCGGTGACAGAGAGTATTGATCGATCTGCGGAATCACTCACCGTCTGGCAGCATCAGTATCGGGTCAAGACGGATCAGACCGACTCCGCCTGGCGATGGGTTGAGGGCAAGGCTTCCCCGGAACGGATGCCGGACGACAGCGTCGTTTGGCACGGCTATATCGCAGACATCGACGAGAAAAAACGCACGGAACTGGCACTTTACGAGAGTGAGGCCCAGTTGCGCAGGCTTTACGAACTCTCGCCTATTGGTATTGCACTCAATGACTTCCTGTCCGGGGAGTTTCTGGATGTGAACGAAGCCCTACTGGAACCCACTGGCTACAGCCGTGCGCAGCTCATGGCCAAGGATTTCCGGGACCTTTTGCTGGGCGACGCAGAAGAAAACAGATGGGACATCATCACCAGCCTGAAAGAAAACGGCCGCTTCGGCCCTCTGGAGATATCCGTTCAGAAATCGGATCACTCCCACTACCCCGCCCTGATCCGCGGTATCCGGATCAAGGACTCCAAAGGTCGCCCCCTGGTCTGGACCCTGATTGAAGATATATCAGAACGCAAGAAAGTCGATCGGATGAAAAGCGAGTTCATTTCCACCGTCAGCCATGAACTGCGCACCCCTCTAACCTCCATCACCGGGTCGCTCGGGTTGATCGCAGGTGGTTCACTGGGAGCGCTCCCCGAGCAGGTTGAGCGTATGATCGCCATCGCCTACCGCAACAGCGAACAACTGAAGCAGCTGGTGGACGATTTGCTGGACATGGAAAAGCTCGTGTCCGGCAAAATGACCCTGAATATGGCACCAGAGTCGATCCCGCCCATTATTCGGGACTCTATCGAACGGCTGAGGACCTATGCTGTCGATTGCGGCGTTAGTGTCGTATTACTCGAGGATTCGGGCCTTCCCGAAATCACGACCGACAAGTCCCGCCTCAACCAGGCATTTTCCAACCTGTTGTCCAACGCCATCAAGTTCTCACCGTTGCAAGGTAAGGTCACCGTAACCCTGGAACAGAAAGAAAACCATTTCGAAATCCGTGTCACCGATCAAGGGCCCGGTGTGCCGGAAAGCTTCCGGTCTCGTATTTTTCAGAAGTTCGCTCAGGCCGACAGTTCTGCCACCAGAAGCATAGGAGGGACCGGCCTGGGACTGGCCATCACGCGGGAGATCATGACCCAGATGGGCGGCGAAGTCGGATTCGAGTCCGAGGAAGGCAGGGGGGCTAACTTCTGGCTGAAATTGCCGATCACACAAAAAAACCCGGAGGCCTGA
- a CDS encoding sensor histidine kinase — protein sequence MFRHSLGIGTRLAIIIVCFSLTAIIAVAMTAYRALNQDFGAILAQQQAYEAQRVSTMVSQRLQTRLAILDAFSTTLTDGKNRLSTSRIEDFIGRKSALLELFSNGLVVLDEKATAIAESDFVEGRIGTNYADRAHFARALETRQPVISRPIIGRATGVPILSFVVPIESDADDLLGFLSGSINLNETNLIPSDALKLSQRQQAHLLVVDTDNFLYVESTDEESGIRSLPSPGENPLIDAALSGMGLGEVTGPDGNQLIYATSHLERLGWLFIRAVPEDQANAPATKSFRQFFKISLIIILVILPLGFMVTRSAMKPLDQMTQRIRNMSSSGASSSRLAVAGPPEVRNLALAFNQLQDERDATSQMQEDFLSNVSHELRTPLTSMNGALRLIVSGVVGKLPAKAEEMSKLALRNSERLQLLISDLLDFNKLAAGEMQATMATQPLAPIVTQAIEDNQATAREHRIALIGQCDRELMIHTDAHRLRQILDNFISNAIKFSPDHGEVRVEAQSAPDGMVRLTVSDHGSGFPEQFRERLFRRFAQAEAGTKKASKGTGLGLAICRELTLMLGGRIGAYNDRGAHFWVELPTTGARESAS from the coding sequence TTGTTCAGACACTCACTGGGCATTGGTACCCGCCTTGCCATTATCATTGTCTGTTTCAGTCTGACGGCCATTATCGCCGTCGCCATGACAGCCTACCGGGCACTGAACCAGGATTTCGGAGCCATCCTCGCCCAACAGCAGGCTTACGAGGCCCAACGCGTCTCGACCATGGTTAGCCAGCGGCTTCAGACCCGCCTTGCAATACTCGATGCCTTCAGCACCACATTGACCGATGGCAAAAACCGGCTCTCCACATCCCGGATTGAAGACTTCATTGGCCGGAAATCCGCTTTGCTCGAGCTTTTTTCCAACGGCCTGGTGGTACTCGATGAAAAAGCTACCGCCATTGCCGAGAGTGATTTCGTGGAGGGCCGTATCGGCACTAATTACGCCGACCGGGCACACTTCGCCAGGGCCCTGGAAACCCGGCAGCCGGTCATCAGCCGCCCGATCATCGGCCGCGCCACAGGGGTGCCAATACTCTCGTTCGTGGTTCCGATTGAGAGCGATGCCGATGATCTGCTTGGCTTTCTGTCAGGCAGTATCAACCTCAACGAAACAAACCTGATTCCCTCTGATGCCCTCAAACTGAGCCAGCGGCAGCAGGCGCACCTGCTAGTGGTCGATACCGACAACTTTCTCTACGTAGAATCGACAGATGAGGAGAGTGGCATCCGGTCATTACCCTCACCGGGAGAAAATCCGCTCATCGACGCAGCCCTGTCCGGTATGGGTCTGGGGGAGGTGACCGGACCGGACGGCAACCAGCTAATCTACGCCACCAGCCACCTGGAACGCCTGGGCTGGCTGTTTATCCGGGCCGTTCCCGAAGACCAGGCGAATGCGCCGGCAACGAAATCCTTCCGTCAGTTTTTTAAGATCAGCCTGATCATTATTCTGGTCATTCTTCCTCTCGGCTTTATGGTTACCCGTTCTGCCATGAAGCCCCTGGACCAGATGACGCAGCGGATTCGAAACATGTCGTCCTCGGGCGCTTCATCTTCCAGACTGGCGGTGGCCGGTCCCCCTGAGGTGCGAAATCTTGCTCTGGCATTCAATCAGTTACAGGACGAACGGGATGCAACAAGCCAGATGCAGGAGGATTTCCTGTCCAATGTCAGCCATGAACTGCGCACACCCCTGACATCCATGAACGGCGCGCTTCGGCTGATTGTCTCCGGGGTGGTGGGCAAGCTTCCGGCCAAAGCGGAAGAAATGAGCAAGCTGGCTCTTCGCAATAGCGAACGACTGCAGTTGCTGATCTCGGACCTGCTGGACTTTAACAAGCTGGCTGCCGGCGAAATGCAGGCAACGATGGCCACCCAACCACTGGCCCCCATCGTGACACAGGCGATTGAGGACAATCAGGCGACCGCTCGGGAGCACCGGATTGCCCTGATCGGCCAGTGTGACAGAGAGCTGATGATTCACACCGACGCCCATCGGCTGCGACAGATTCTGGACAATTTCATCAGCAACGCCATCAAGTTCTCTCCTGACCATGGTGAGGTGCGGGTCGAAGCTCAATCAGCGCCGGATGGCATGGTTCGCCTGACGGTAAGTGACCACGGCAGCGGCTTTCCGGAACAGTTCAGAGAGCGTCTGTTCAGGCGCTTCGCCCAAGCTGAAGCTGGTACCAAAAAGGCTTCAAAGGGCACCGGGCTGGGCCTGGCAATCTGTCGTGAGTTGACGCTCATGCTCGGTGGACGTATCGGCGCGTACAACGATCGGGGTGCGCATTTCTGGGTCGAGTTGCCCACCACCGGTGCGAGGGAGTCCGCTTCATGA